In Oryza brachyantha chromosome 1, ObraRS2, whole genome shotgun sequence, the following are encoded in one genomic region:
- the LOC102712687 gene encoding ribokinase, with amino-acid sequence MALDARLRIPLAGLTPATPFVSGSTPKPGSLSFAIRPASASLSASFNAPSSSSPPPIVVVGSANADIYVEVDRLPLVGETVAARAGRSLAGGKGANQAACGGRLAAGPTYLVARVGNDANGRLLEGALADAGGVRLDRVARAPDAPSGHAVVMLMPDGQNSIIIVGGANMEGWAAGVGSDDLDLIRQAGVLLLQREIPDWVNVQVAQAAKDAGVPVILDAGGMDAPVPGELLSLVDIFSPNETELARLTGMLTETFEQISRAAGACHKMGVKEVLVKLGSQGSALFIEGKEPIRQPIIPATEVVDTTGAGDTFTSAFAVALVEGKPKKECMRFAAAAASLCVQVKGAIPSMPDRKSVMDLLESVQVE; translated from the exons ATGGCTCTCGACGCTCGGCTCCGCATCCCCCTCGCCGGACTAACGCCGGCGACGCCTTTCGTCTCGGGATCCACCCCCAAGCCCGGCAGCCTCTCGTTCGCAATCAGGCCGGCGTCCGCGTCCCTGTCGGCCTCCTTCAAtgccccgtcgtcgtcgtcgcccccgcCCATCGTCGTCGTGGGCTCCGCCAACGCCGACATCTACGTCGAGGTCGACCGCCTCCCGCTCGTCGGggagacggtggcggcgcgcgccggccgcAGCCTCGCGGGCGGGAAGGGCGCCAACCAGGCCGCCTGCGGGGGACGCCTCGCGGCGGGCCCCACCTACCTCGTGGCGCGCGTGGGGAACGACGCCAACGGGCGGCTCCTCGAGGGCGCCCTcgcggacgccggcggcgtccgcctcgaccgcgtcgcgcgcgcgcccgaCGCGCCCTCGGGCCACGCCGTGGTGATGCTGATGCCCGACGGGCAGAACTCCATCATcatcgtcggcggcgccaACATGGAGGGGTGGGCCGCAGGGGTCGGCTCGGACGACCTGGACCTGATCCGGCAGGCtggtgtgctgctgctgcagaggGAGATACCCGATTGGGTCAACGTGCAGGTTGCTCAG GCTGCAAAAGATGCAGGTGTGCCTGTTATTTTGGATGCCGGTGGAATGGATGCTCCTGTCCCTGGAGAACTACTCAGCCTGGTGGACATTTTTAGTCCAAATGAAACAGAACTTGCACGTTTGACTGGGATGCTTACAGAAACATTTGAACAGATCAGCCGAGCTGCAGGAGCATGCCATAAAATG GGTGTAAAAGAAGTGCTGGTTAAACTCGGATCACAAGGATCTGCTTTATTTATCGAAGGGAAGGAACCAATCAGGCAGCCGATAATTCCTGCCACAGAAGTTGTTGATACGACTGGTGCTGGTGACACTTTCACCTCAGCTTTTGCTGTAGCTCTAGTTGAGGGTAAACCTAAGAAAGAGTGCATGAGATTTGCTG ctgctgctgcatctctGTGTGTTCAAGTAAAGGGAGCCATACCCAGCATGCCTGATCGAAAATCAGTGATGGACCTTCTGGAATCTGTTCAGGTTGAATAA
- the LOC102719998 gene encoding uncharacterized protein C2F7.02c isoform X2 — translation MPALKMKRKFDDDGFGDEFDSNPTKSMKISHFQIGELEQSSVLNLPYKDPQDELDLTTQLAGQDIMIMEAARLDDALGGTSVALLKDLISEVAVSPNMENDSLLNYEDSRSQLNVVNYFNKESWASNEGCSLLDIYNPDDAFSFILDTPSEFPASYTALCDEIVPIDTLVNVSGRCGLFPLSESTTEATVGNEPWKYEGDMLFSNSEVLEWLNPHLSEEDLPNLIDLTELNSDVAQVSKEQGSRKVTLALDLDETLVHSTTEQCDGYDFNFPVFFDMKEHMVYVRKRPHLHMFLQKMAELFEIVIFTASQSVYADQLLDILDPDKKLFSRRYFRESCVFSNTGYTKDLSVIEVDLSKVVIIDNTPQVFQLQVNNGIPIESWFNDSSDEALPQLIPFLETLAFADDVRPIIAKKFGNKGYC, via the exons ATGCCAGCACTGAAGATGAAGAGGAAGTTTGACGACGATGGTTTTGGGGATGAGTTTGATTCCAATCCCACGAAATCtatgaaaatatcacattTTCAAATTGGTGAATTAGAGCAATCATCTGTGTTGAACTTACCTTATAAAGATCCTCAGGATG AGCTGGATTTGACAACTCAGTTAGCTGGCCAAGACATTATGATCATGGAAGCTGCTAGGTTGGATGATGCTCTTGGAGGAACATCTGTTGCGTTGCTCAAG GACTTAATATCTGAGGTGGCAGTTTCACCAAACATGGAGAATGATTCATTACTTAATTATGAAGACAGCAGATCCCAGTTAAATGtagtaaattattttaacaaaG AAAGCTGGGCCTCAAACGAGGGTTGCAGCCTGTTGGACATTTATAATCCTGATGATGCTTTCTCTTTCATATTGGATACACCCTCTGAGTTTCCAGCTAGTTATACTGCATTGTGCGATGAAATTGTGCCAATTGATACATTGGTAAATGTAAGTGGCAGATGTGGACTATTCCCACTTTCTGAGAGCACTACAGAAGCCACTGTCGGTAATGAGCCATGGAAATATGAGGGTGATATGTTATTTAGTAATTCAGAGGTGTTAGAGTGGCTTAATCCACATCTGTCTGAGGAGGATTTGCCTAATCTCATTGATCTTACTGAGCTGAATTCAGATGTTGCTCAGGTATCAAAAGAACAAGGGTCCAGGAAGGTCACTCTTGCGCTTGATTTGGATG AAACCCTTGTTCATTCAACCACAGAGCAGTGTGATGGCTATGATTTCAACTTTCCAGTGTTCTTTGATATGAAGGAGCATATGGTTTATGTGAGGAAGAGACCACATCTCCATATGTTCCTCCAAAAAATGGCTGAGCTGTTTGAGATTGTTATATTCACAGCCAGCCAAAGTGTTTATGCAGATCAGCTGCTCGACATCTTGGATCCAGATAAAAAACTGTTCTCTAGGCGCTATTTCCGGGAGTCGTGTGTATTTTCGAACACTGGCTACACAAAGGATCTGTCAGTTATTGAAGTTGACCTTTCTAAAGTTGTCATAATTGACAACACTCCGCAG GTTTTCCAGTTGCAAGTGAATAATGGTATACCCATAGAGAGTTGGTTTAATGACTCCTCAGATGAGGCATTACCTCAGCTGATTCCATTCCTGGAGACCCTTGCTTTTGCGGATGATGTCCGACCCATAATTGCCAAGAAGTTTGGTAACAAAGGATATTGCTGA
- the LOC102712956 gene encoding uncharacterized protein LOC102712956 — protein sequence MSGEFQFQDELAPLFGRQGTTAEMQMPASWFSDYLQAGAPMQMDYDLMCRALELPVGEDVKREVDVGAGGGGGGVGVVPLTPNTTSSMSTSSSEGGGGGGGGGGGAGEEDSPARCKKEEEEENKEEGKGEEEEGHKNKKGSAAKGGKAGKGEKRQRQPRFAFMTKSEVDHLEDGYRWRKYGQKAVKNSPYPRSYYRCTTQKCPVKKRVERSYQDPAVVITTYEGKHTHPIPATLRGSTHLLAAHAQAAAHLHHHHGGMPPPPLGSGAAQFGRTGAGGIDVLGFLQPRGAHNGMVPTTMGGAAAAATTHVLTGAIGGGGGVSGATTNAVAVAASSPSPPSLQMQHFMAQDFGLLQDMLLPSFVHGTNQP from the exons ATGTCGGGCGAGTTCCAGTTCCAGGACGAGCTGGCGCCGCTGTTCGGGCGCCAGGGGACGACGGCGGAGATGCAGATGCCGGCGTCGTGGTTCTCCGACTACCTGCAGGCGGGCGCGCCGATGCAGATGGACTACGACCTGATGTGCCGCGCGCTGGAGCTGCCCGTCGGGGAGGACGTGAAGAGGGAGGTGGACgtcggcgcaggcggcggcggcggcggcgtcggggtgGTGCCGTTGACGCCGAACACGACGTCGTCGATGTCGACGTCGTCGAGcgagggtggtggtgggggaggaggaggaggcggcggcgccggggaggaGGACTCGCCGGCTAGGTGcaagaaggaggaggaagaggagaacaAAGAGGAAGGCaagggagaagaagaagaaggccacaagaacaagaaagg gtcggcggcgaagggcgggaaggccgggaagggggagaagcggcagcggcagccgcGGTTCGCGTTCATGACCAAGAGCGAGGTCGACCACCTCGAGGACGGCTACCGGTGGCGCAAGTACGGCCAGAAGGCCGTCAAGAACAGCCCATACCCCAG GAGCTACTACCGGTGCACGACGCAGAAGTGCCCGGTGAAGAAGCGGGTGGAGCGGTCGTACCAGGACCCGGCGGTGGTGATCACCACGTACGAGGGCAAGCACACGCACCCCATCCCGGCCACGCTCCGTGGCAGCACGCACCTGCTCGCGGCGCACGCGCAGGCGGCCGCGCacctgcaccaccaccacggcggcatgccgccgccgccgctgggctCCGGCGCCGCGCAGTTCGGCCGGactggcgccggcggcatcgACGTTCTGGGCTTCCTGCAGCCGCGCGGCGCCCACAACGGCATGGTCCCGACGACGATGggtggcgccgcggcggcggcgacgacccaTGTCCTGACCGGCgcgattggcggcggtggcggcgtatCAGGCGCGACGACGAACGCGGTCGCCGTGGCCGCCTcttctccttcgccgccgtcgctccaGATGCAGCACTTCATGGCGCAAGACTTCGGCCTCCTGCAGGACATGCTGCTGCCGTCCTTCGTCCACGGCACCAACCAGCCTTGA
- the LOC102719998 gene encoding uncharacterized protein C2F7.02c isoform X1 → MPALKMKRKFDDDGFGDEFDSNPTKSMKISHFQIGELEQSSVLNLPYKDPQDELDLTTQLAGQDIMIMEAARLDDALGGTSVALLKDLISEVAVSPNMENDSLLNYEDSRSQLNVVNYFNKDEDVNSAEYNICVVNCHAESWASNEGCSLLDIYNPDDAFSFILDTPSEFPASYTALCDEIVPIDTLVNVSGRCGLFPLSESTTEATVGNEPWKYEGDMLFSNSEVLEWLNPHLSEEDLPNLIDLTELNSDVAQVSKEQGSRKVTLALDLDETLVHSTTEQCDGYDFNFPVFFDMKEHMVYVRKRPHLHMFLQKMAELFEIVIFTASQSVYADQLLDILDPDKKLFSRRYFRESCVFSNTGYTKDLSVIEVDLSKVVIIDNTPQVFQLQVNNGIPIESWFNDSSDEALPQLIPFLETLAFADDVRPIIAKKFGNKGYC, encoded by the exons ATGCCAGCACTGAAGATGAAGAGGAAGTTTGACGACGATGGTTTTGGGGATGAGTTTGATTCCAATCCCACGAAATCtatgaaaatatcacattTTCAAATTGGTGAATTAGAGCAATCATCTGTGTTGAACTTACCTTATAAAGATCCTCAGGATG AGCTGGATTTGACAACTCAGTTAGCTGGCCAAGACATTATGATCATGGAAGCTGCTAGGTTGGATGATGCTCTTGGAGGAACATCTGTTGCGTTGCTCAAG GACTTAATATCTGAGGTGGCAGTTTCACCAAACATGGAGAATGATTCATTACTTAATTATGAAGACAGCAGATCCCAGTTAAATGtagtaaattattttaacaaaG ATGAAGATGTAAATTCTGcagaatataatatatgtgtcGTTAATTGTCATGCAGAAAGCTGGGCCTCAAACGAGGGTTGCAGCCTGTTGGACATTTATAATCCTGATGATGCTTTCTCTTTCATATTGGATACACCCTCTGAGTTTCCAGCTAGTTATACTGCATTGTGCGATGAAATTGTGCCAATTGATACATTGGTAAATGTAAGTGGCAGATGTGGACTATTCCCACTTTCTGAGAGCACTACAGAAGCCACTGTCGGTAATGAGCCATGGAAATATGAGGGTGATATGTTATTTAGTAATTCAGAGGTGTTAGAGTGGCTTAATCCACATCTGTCTGAGGAGGATTTGCCTAATCTCATTGATCTTACTGAGCTGAATTCAGATGTTGCTCAGGTATCAAAAGAACAAGGGTCCAGGAAGGTCACTCTTGCGCTTGATTTGGATG AAACCCTTGTTCATTCAACCACAGAGCAGTGTGATGGCTATGATTTCAACTTTCCAGTGTTCTTTGATATGAAGGAGCATATGGTTTATGTGAGGAAGAGACCACATCTCCATATGTTCCTCCAAAAAATGGCTGAGCTGTTTGAGATTGTTATATTCACAGCCAGCCAAAGTGTTTATGCAGATCAGCTGCTCGACATCTTGGATCCAGATAAAAAACTGTTCTCTAGGCGCTATTTCCGGGAGTCGTGTGTATTTTCGAACACTGGCTACACAAAGGATCTGTCAGTTATTGAAGTTGACCTTTCTAAAGTTGTCATAATTGACAACACTCCGCAG GTTTTCCAGTTGCAAGTGAATAATGGTATACCCATAGAGAGTTGGTTTAATGACTCCTCAGATGAGGCATTACCTCAGCTGATTCCATTCCTGGAGACCCTTGCTTTTGCGGATGATGTCCGACCCATAATTGCCAAGAAGTTTGGTAACAAAGGATATTGCTGA